From Acinetobacter sp. ASP199, the proteins below share one genomic window:
- a CDS encoding GspE/PulE family protein, whose protein sequence is MKFDFEIDTAWCLEQLFKDGKITDRDRMLIQTTHRQREQLKWHPLQWIANFNLVDRSHPQSTLTLNRLCQWLSEKTNLPFYIIDPLKADVQALTTVMSQEYALRNRILAVEIQPDKILIATDQPYKMEWVSNLQQNISPRRIERVLLNPEQLQRYIVEYYQVSRAVSGSQKSSAYDRENKGVEALLQLGDSQNPDANDQHIIKLVDWVLQFAFEQGASDIHMEPRKDTGKIRFRIDGVLHTIYKMPANTLTAVISRIKILGRMNVAEKRKPQDGRLKTRTPKGQETELRLSTLPTAFGEKLVMRIFDPEVLVRSFQQLGFEGHLLNEWNTLTSHSHGIILVTGPTGSGKTTTLYSTLKQLATEEVNVCTIEDPIEMLEPSFNQMQVNTGIDLGFADGVRALMRQDPDIIMVGEIRDQDTANMAIQAALTGHLVLSTLHTNDAPSSLTRLHDLGVQPFLTAATILGVLAQRLVRKLCPHCKAEGFMDEQEWQHLAADYPLARPEFVFRPVGCEECRHTGYKGRIGIYEFMPLSLATKQLIGADANLNQLRAQAKKEGVEPLRIAGARKVIEGVTTLEEVLRVVPLN, encoded by the coding sequence ATGAAATTTGACTTTGAAATTGATACCGCGTGGTGTCTGGAGCAACTTTTTAAAGACGGTAAGATTACTGACCGTGACCGTATGCTGATACAGACGACGCATCGTCAGCGTGAGCAGCTGAAATGGCATCCTTTACAGTGGATTGCCAATTTTAATCTGGTTGACCGTTCTCATCCCCAAAGCACACTTACCCTAAACCGTTTATGTCAGTGGCTGTCGGAAAAAACGAATCTGCCATTTTATATTATTGACCCTTTAAAAGCCGATGTTCAGGCACTTACTACGGTGATGTCACAGGAATATGCCTTGCGTAACCGTATTCTTGCTGTTGAAATCCAGCCAGACAAAATCCTGATTGCTACCGATCAGCCTTATAAAATGGAATGGGTGTCGAATCTACAGCAGAATATCAGCCCGCGCCGTATTGAACGGGTGCTACTGAATCCGGAACAGTTGCAGCGATATATTGTCGAGTATTATCAGGTTAGTCGCGCAGTCAGTGGATCACAAAAATCCTCGGCTTATGACCGTGAAAATAAGGGTGTAGAAGCACTTTTACAGTTAGGTGATTCGCAGAATCCGGATGCCAATGACCAGCATATTATCAAGCTGGTGGATTGGGTGCTGCAATTTGCTTTTGAGCAGGGTGCCAGTGATATTCATATGGAACCACGCAAAGATACCGGGAAAATCCGTTTCCGTATTGATGGTGTGCTGCATACCATTTATAAAATGCCAGCCAATACGCTTACTGCCGTGATTTCACGTATTAAAATTCTGGGCCGGATGAATGTGGCAGAAAAGCGCAAGCCGCAGGATGGCCGTCTAAAAACCCGTACGCCTAAAGGACAGGAAACGGAACTGCGTTTATCGACCTTACCCACCGCTTTTGGTGAAAAACTGGTAATGCGTATTTTCGATCCGGAAGTATTGGTACGCAGTTTCCAGCAACTGGGTTTTGAAGGCCACTTGCTGAATGAATGGAACACGCTGACCAGTCATAGTCATGGCATCATTCTGGTGACTGGGCCTACAGGCTCGGGTAAAACGACTACGCTGTATTCAACTTTAAAGCAGCTGGCGACCGAAGAGGTCAATGTCTGTACCATTGAAGATCCGATCGAGATGCTGGAGCCAAGCTTTAACCAGATGCAGGTGAATACTGGGATTGATCTGGGCTTTGCCGATGGTGTACGGGCATTAATGCGTCAGGATCCAGATATCATCATGGTCGGTGAGATTCGTGATCAGGATACTGCCAATATGGCCATTCAGGCTGCCTTGACAGGTCACCTGGTTTTATCCACGCTCCATACCAATGATGCACCGTCGAGTTTAACCCGTCTGCATGATCTGGGTGTACAACCGTTCCTGACTGCTGCAACGATTCTCGGTGTATTGGCTCAGCGTCTGGTACGTAAATTGTGTCCACACTGCAAAGCAGAAGGCTTTATGGATGAGCAGGAATGGCAGCATTTAGCAGCAGATTATCCATTGGCCCGTCCAGAATTTGTGTTCCGTCCAGTAGGTTGTGAGGAATGTCGTCATACGGGTTATAAAGGGCGTATAGGGATCTATGAATTTATGCCACTGAGTTTGGCAACCAAACAGCTGATTGGCGCAGATGCCAACTTGAACCAGTTACGTGCTCAGGCGAAAAAAGAAGGTGTAGAGCCACTTAGAATTGCGGGCGCACGAAAAGTCATTGAAGGTGTCACTACGCTAGAAGAAGTACTACGTGTAGTGCCATTGAATTAA
- a CDS encoding tetratricopeptide repeat protein → MFQKILIGSILVALVGCQSIQQEPSAPAKPAPEKPRVQKSDGVVITPYDHPEIKRQKVVVPQQKPKPQQFDDGRQLPAFKKLMQQTQTAYKAQKFDQAEAYVTQAQRLAPQSPETYLYLGMLANRKNKPANAQAFAQRGLSYAQSNAMKKQLWRVILKAGQLQKNPQTIQKAQKALSAL, encoded by the coding sequence ATGTTTCAAAAAATCCTGATTGGTTCAATTTTAGTTGCTTTAGTCGGTTGTCAGTCCATACAGCAGGAACCATCTGCTCCAGCCAAGCCTGCACCTGAAAAACCACGGGTGCAGAAATCTGATGGTGTAGTGATTACGCCTTATGATCATCCTGAAATCAAACGTCAAAAAGTGGTCGTGCCGCAGCAGAAACCTAAACCACAGCAGTTTGATGATGGCCGTCAGTTACCTGCTTTCAAGAAATTGATGCAGCAGACTCAGACAGCGTATAAAGCACAAAAGTTTGATCAGGCTGAAGCTTATGTTACACAGGCACAGCGACTGGCACCGCAGTCTCCTGAAACCTATCTGTATTTAGGGATGCTGGCGAACCGCAAGAATAAACCCGCCAATGCGCAAGCGTTTGCGCAGCGCGGCCTTAGCTATGCACAAAGTAATGCCATGAAAAAGCAGCTCTGGCGGGTGATTCTCAAAGCAGGTCAGCTGCAAAAGAATCCACAAACCATTCAAAAAGCACAGAAGGCATTAAGCGCTCTTTAA
- the mrcB gene encoding penicillin-binding protein 1B has product MKYERGLGFIALIFSVLVISAFVAFSIYLIRLDNIVRDKFEGQRWDIPAKVFARPMEIYVNAPVSQQDLQEELKLLGYKSAESYTKSGSYVTSGDTLYVHTRGFDFGDRVEPEQILKVSFNGEQITDVSATKPSTSGIARLEPLLIGGIYPQHNEDRVLIKLNKVPKPLIEALIATEDRNFYRHHGVSIRGLARAVVSNVTGGTRQGGSTLTQQLVKNFYLTPERTIKRKVNEAFMAMLIELHYDKDEILEAYLNEVNLGQNGNYSINGYGLASQFYFGLPLRELNIAQQAFLVGLVQGPSLYNPWRNPESAKRRRDIVLNNMLVMGYLTQDQYETEKARPLNVITKPTLGPARFPDFLDIVRRQLRTEYQEGDITNQGLRIFTTLDPLAQTRIQQSFKNTVANLSRSNPKRLKDLQGAVLVTHPENGELVAAVGSTQDFTGFNRALDAKRQVGSLLKPVIYLTAIESNRYHWGSPIEDSELSIKSDGKNWTPKNYSGRPHGVVPMSQALANSYNLSAVRLAQEFGMSTFINHLKKFGVTSDIPSYPSIYLGAVDMSPMEVMSLYGNFATGGFKYPVKAIRSVVDANGRLVDRYGLTVQPTIDPAYAYILNNGLQQVMSSGTGQSAYNTLPRNLGLAGKSGTTNDTRDSWFAGYSGNYLAVVWLGLDDNKITGLTGSSGALPVWTSVMKQLRQKPVNLHQPGEVQWQWVDRATGHLSAQGCEGAMYIPLTRHSMPNQATACGASHYAPAPHTIDSEEPQDSDDQSDEIGIWIEETETENQRDSSQNTRIISSGSYSP; this is encoded by the coding sequence ATGAAGTATGAACGTGGTTTGGGGTTTATTGCCTTAATCTTTTCCGTTTTGGTCATTTCTGCATTTGTTGCCTTTAGTATCTATCTGATTCGTCTGGATAATATTGTACGTGACAAATTTGAAGGCCAGCGCTGGGACATTCCTGCGAAAGTCTTTGCGCGTCCGATGGAAATCTATGTCAATGCACCTGTCAGCCAACAGGATCTTCAGGAAGAGCTTAAACTGCTCGGATATAAGAGTGCTGAAAGCTATACCAAGTCCGGAAGTTATGTGACTTCTGGTGATACTTTATATGTACATACCCGTGGTTTTGATTTTGGTGACCGGGTTGAGCCTGAACAGATTTTGAAAGTCAGCTTCAATGGCGAACAGATTACTGATGTGAGTGCGACTAAGCCCTCTACGTCCGGGATTGCCCGTTTGGAACCTTTATTAATTGGCGGGATTTACCCACAGCATAATGAAGACCGGGTGCTGATTAAACTCAATAAAGTACCTAAACCTTTGATTGAAGCTCTGATTGCCACTGAAGACCGTAATTTCTACCGTCACCATGGTGTTTCTATCCGTGGCCTGGCGCGAGCAGTGGTCAGTAATGTCACCGGTGGTACCCGTCAGGGCGGTTCAACTTTGACGCAACAGCTGGTTAAGAACTTCTATCTGACGCCAGAACGCACCATCAAGCGTAAAGTCAATGAAGCCTTTATGGCGATGCTGATTGAATTACATTATGACAAAGATGAAATTCTAGAAGCGTATTTAAATGAAGTGAACCTGGGTCAAAACGGCAATTATTCTATTAATGGTTATGGTCTGGCTTCCCAATTCTACTTTGGTCTACCGCTGCGCGAATTAAATATTGCCCAACAGGCATTTTTGGTTGGTCTGGTACAAGGTCCTTCCCTATATAACCCATGGCGTAACCCTGAATCGGCGAAAAGACGTCGTGATATTGTGCTGAACAATATGCTGGTCATGGGTTATCTGACTCAAGACCAATACGAAACCGAGAAGGCACGCCCTCTCAATGTCATTACAAAACCAACCCTGGGTCCGGCACGTTTTCCTGACTTCCTGGATATTGTGCGTCGTCAGTTGCGTACCGAATATCAGGAAGGCGACATTACCAATCAGGGCCTACGCATCTTTACCACTTTAGATCCATTGGCACAGACCCGTATTCAGCAAAGCTTCAAAAATACAGTGGCGAACTTAAGCAGATCAAATCCGAAACGCTTAAAAGATCTGCAAGGTGCGGTGCTGGTCACTCATCCAGAAAATGGTGAACTGGTTGCCGCAGTTGGTTCGACCCAGGACTTTACTGGCTTTAACCGCGCCCTGGATGCCAAACGTCAGGTCGGGTCATTATTAAAGCCTGTGATTTACCTGACCGCGATTGAATCGAACCGTTATCATTGGGGCAGCCCGATCGAAGATAGCGAACTAAGTATTAAAAGTGATGGTAAGAACTGGACACCAAAAAACTATAGTGGCCGCCCACATGGTGTGGTTCCAATGTCTCAGGCACTGGCAAATTCCTATAACCTGTCCGCGGTACGTTTGGCGCAGGAATTCGGTATGTCGACCTTTATCAATCATCTGAAGAAATTTGGTGTGACTTCTGATATTCCGTCCTACCCTTCCATTTATCTGGGTGCGGTAGATATGTCACCTATGGAAGTGATGAGTCTGTATGGCAATTTCGCGACTGGCGGTTTTAAATATCCGGTCAAAGCCATTCGTTCAGTGGTCGATGCCAATGGTCGTCTGGTCGATCGCTATGGCTTGACGGTTCAGCCGACCATTGATCCGGCTTATGCCTATATCCTGAACAACGGTTTACAGCAGGTCATGAGCAGCGGTACCGGCCAATCTGCTTATAATACCCTGCCACGCAATCTTGGTCTGGCTGGTAAATCAGGGACAACCAATGATACCCGTGACTCATGGTTCGCAGGCTATTCTGGTAATTACCTAGCTGTGGTCTGGTTAGGTCTGGATGACAATAAGATTACTGGTTTGACCGGGTCCTCTGGTGCGCTACCGGTATGGACCAGTGTCATGAAGCAGCTACGCCAGAAGCCAGTGAATCTGCATCAACCAGGTGAGGTACAATGGCAATGGGTCGATCGCGCGACAGGTCATTTGTCTGCTCAAGGCTGTGAAGGTGCCATGTATATTCCGTTGACTCGTCACAGCATGCCAAATCAGGCGACTGCTTGTGGCGCATCGCATTATGCCCCTGCCCCACATACGATTGATTCAGAAGAACCTCAAGATTCTGATGATCAAAGTGATGAAATTGGGATCTGGATTGAAGAAACTGAAACGGAAAACCAACGTGATTCTTCACAAAATACACGTATTATCTCAAGCGGTAGTTATTCACCCTAA
- a CDS encoding hemin uptake protein HemP: protein MNAPFSLFTRNNDAHHALPMLHSNNLFALGREIRIMHAGEEYRLRLTRNNRLILTK from the coding sequence ATGAACGCACCTTTTAGCCTGTTTACACGTAACAATGACGCTCATCATGCATTACCAATGCTGCATTCAAATAACCTGTTTGCTCTCGGACGTGAAATTCGCATCATGCATGCCGGTGAAGAATACCGCCTACGCTTGACCCGAAATAATCGTCTCATTCTCACTAAATAA
- a CDS encoding NAD(+) kinase, which produces MLISHKTFRNIGLVGRPDKSSVVETLCLIHDHLLNLGLHPVFDADTAALVPYENTQTVSRALLGEVVDLVIVVGGDGSLLHAARALVKYNIPVIGVNRGRLGFLTDIKPTEVIFKLDQVLKGEFQLERRFLLELEIRSKGEIIHDAIALNDVVLHSGKSVHMIDFELNIDGQYVYRQHSDGLIVSTPTGSTAYALSGGGPIVHPSMDAIVLVPMHPHTLSSRPIVVGGHSEIKLVIRKNRVMPMVSADGQHSVSLNVGDTVHIRKHPFKLQLLHPPGYDFYMACRTKLGWNQDFDYQNRD; this is translated from the coding sequence GTGCTAATTTCACATAAGACATTTCGAAATATCGGGTTAGTAGGACGTCCTGATAAATCTTCAGTAGTTGAAACCTTATGTCTTATTCATGATCATTTGTTGAACTTGGGCCTGCATCCTGTGTTTGATGCAGATACCGCTGCATTGGTACCTTATGAAAATACTCAGACGGTAAGCCGCGCCTTGCTTGGTGAGGTGGTCGATCTGGTTATTGTGGTTGGTGGTGATGGTTCATTGCTCCATGCTGCCCGGGCACTGGTCAAATATAATATTCCTGTCATCGGTGTGAACCGTGGCCGCTTGGGCTTCCTGACGGATATCAAGCCAACAGAAGTCATTTTTAAGCTGGATCAGGTACTCAAAGGTGAGTTTCAGCTTGAACGACGTTTCCTGTTAGAACTGGAAATCCGTTCTAAAGGAGAAATCATTCATGATGCGATTGCTTTGAATGATGTCGTGCTTCATTCTGGTAAATCGGTGCACATGATCGACTTTGAGCTGAATATTGATGGACAATATGTCTATCGTCAGCATAGTGATGGTCTGATCGTATCGACACCAACAGGCTCAACTGCTTATGCACTGTCTGGTGGTGGTCCAATTGTGCATCCAAGCATGGATGCGATTGTGCTGGTACCTATGCATCCGCATACCCTGTCATCTCGACCGATTGTGGTCGGAGGGCATAGCGAAATTAAGCTGGTGATTCGTAAAAATCGCGTGATGCCGATGGTCAGTGCCGATGGACAGCACAGCGTCTCTTTGAATGTGGGAGATACTGTCCACATTCGCAAGCACCCATTTAAACTGCAACTCTTACATCCACCGGGTTATGACTTCTATATGGCGTGTCGAACCAAACTCGGCTGGAACCAAGACTTTGATTATCAGAATCGGGATTAA
- a CDS encoding response regulator transcription factor, with translation MRILLAEDDASQAESIQTWLEMDGYVIDWVERGDHAILALEQHQYDCVLLDRGLPRASGDQILTTLRKLQQDTPVIFITARDSIDDRVEGLDLGANDYLVKPFSLEELSARIRAQIRLQQKNLSHVLTWEDLQLDIQAKTLIKAGEVVNLTAKEFQILHKLMQKPEHVVTREQLEESLYAWGDEIESNAIEVFIYQLRKKIGSQMIKTIRGLGYRMHKAEG, from the coding sequence ATGCGTATTCTTTTGGCGGAAGATGATGCCTCACAGGCAGAAAGCATTCAGACCTGGCTGGAAATGGATGGCTATGTAATTGACTGGGTTGAACGTGGGGACCATGCCATTCTGGCGCTTGAACAGCATCAGTATGACTGTGTGTTACTGGATCGTGGTTTACCGCGAGCCAGTGGGGATCAGATTCTGACGACGCTACGTAAACTGCAGCAAGATACGCCAGTTATTTTTATTACTGCTCGAGACAGTATTGATGACCGGGTAGAAGGACTTGATTTAGGTGCCAATGATTATCTGGTCAAACCTTTTAGCCTGGAAGAATTGTCTGCACGAATTCGCGCCCAGATCCGCTTGCAGCAAAAAAATCTGAGCCATGTGCTGACTTGGGAAGACCTGCAGCTGGATATACAGGCTAAAACTCTGATTAAAGCAGGTGAAGTGGTGAACTTAACGGCCAAAGAGTTTCAGATTTTGCATAAATTGATGCAAAAGCCAGAGCATGTAGTGACCCGGGAACAGCTGGAAGAATCTCTCTATGCCTGGGGGGATGAAATTGAGAGTAATGCCATCGAGGTTTTTATTTATCAACTGCGCAAGAAAATTGGCAGTCAGATGATCAAGACCATACGTGGGCTGGGTTATCGTATGCATAAAGCTGAGGGATAG
- a CDS encoding DUF1315 family protein, whose translation MNIEQMLSMLNPEIVDRLRTAIEIGKWPNGVALTEEQRQTCMQAVYAWEIKHLPETERSGYIDRGTKEEGEECDDDHHKNEPEFRPIRFV comes from the coding sequence ATGAATATTGAACAAATGCTTTCTATGCTCAATCCTGAGATTGTAGACCGACTGCGTACTGCGATTGAAATTGGTAAATGGCCGAACGGTGTGGCATTGACGGAAGAGCAGCGTCAGACGTGTATGCAAGCCGTGTATGCCTGGGAAATTAAACATCTGCCTGAAACTGAACGTAGTGGTTATATCGACCGCGGTACCAAAGAAGAAGGTGAAGAATGTGATGATGATCATCACAAGAATGAACCGGAATTCAGACCCATTCGTTTCGTTTAA
- a CDS encoding ATP-binding protein, with amino-acid sequence MAQRISLQHKLIKNAMYSSILAGCLAWLLLLGISGYQSMQIHDELMEDIAELLLGDVTQSQGHNVDDISEEFEIQYRLWLDQDQLTTSEKNNLLQHQLRHQSGLHFQFEDGQLLRTLIVEDNGLKVQVIQPVSIRFEQIWNSILGFGLILLILWLVKWLLLHLLIKRQLKPLNRISQDIASKSAQDLSPVQSPEPQIAELQPIVSQLNRMLARVEQSLSAEQRFTADASHELRSPLSAIQMRLQVLKRKYQTHETLSQDLAQIQKDVSRGTQILENLLLLARLDPEQNHNLPQQKVDLPELIQDALKTLTPFVEEKQLDLKLELNPADISGNAELIFSCLRNLIDNAIKYTPSAGTILIQCQHQADKTEVVIENSGEGISEETLQRLGERFYRALGTKTQGSGLGLSICQKIMQLHHGDIQFMASDLGGLKVVLRF; translated from the coding sequence ATGGCTCAAAGGATTTCACTGCAACACAAGCTGATCAAGAATGCCATGTATAGCTCCATTTTGGCGGGCTGTCTGGCCTGGTTGTTATTACTGGGCATTTCTGGCTATCAGTCTATGCAGATTCATGATGAACTGATGGAAGATATTGCGGAACTTTTACTTGGCGATGTGACTCAGTCCCAAGGTCACAATGTAGATGATATCAGTGAAGAGTTTGAGATCCAGTATCGACTTTGGCTGGATCAGGACCAGCTAACCACTTCCGAAAAGAACAATCTGTTGCAACATCAGTTACGTCATCAATCAGGGCTGCATTTTCAGTTTGAAGATGGACAGTTATTAAGAACTTTGATAGTTGAAGATAACGGGCTTAAAGTTCAGGTCATACAGCCAGTATCTATACGCTTTGAACAGATCTGGAATAGTATTTTAGGTTTTGGTTTAATCCTTCTAATATTATGGCTGGTGAAATGGTTGTTACTACATCTATTGATTAAGCGTCAGTTAAAGCCACTTAACCGGATTTCACAGGATATTGCCTCCAAATCCGCCCAGGATCTAAGTCCAGTTCAATCACCCGAACCGCAAATTGCTGAGCTACAACCCATCGTCAGTCAGTTAAACCGGATGCTGGCGCGGGTAGAGCAGTCCTTGAGTGCAGAACAGCGCTTTACTGCAGATGCTTCGCATGAACTCCGCTCACCCTTATCAGCGATTCAAATGCGCCTGCAGGTGTTAAAACGCAAATATCAGACTCATGAGACATTGTCTCAGGATCTGGCGCAGATTCAGAAAGATGTCAGTCGTGGTACTCAGATTCTGGAAAACCTCTTACTGCTGGCTCGACTGGACCCTGAACAAAATCATAACCTGCCACAACAAAAGGTGGATTTGCCTGAGCTTATTCAGGATGCTTTAAAAACACTCACGCCATTCGTAGAAGAGAAACAGCTGGACCTAAAACTTGAGCTAAATCCTGCTGATATTTCAGGGAATGCCGAGCTAATTTTCAGTTGCCTGCGAAACCTGATCGACAATGCCATCAAATATACGCCGTCTGCAGGTACAATTTTGATCCAGTGCCAGCATCAGGCGGATAAAACAGAAGTGGTGATTGAAAATTCAGGAGAGGGAATTTCTGAGGAAACTTTACAGCGACTGGGGGAGCGTTTTTATCGCGCTTTGGGCACTAAAACCCAAGGATCAGGTCTGGGATTATCCATCTGCCAGAAAATCATGCAATTGCATCATGGTGATATTCAATTTATGGCTTCTGATCTGGGCGGGTTAAAAGTCGTATTGCGCTTTTAG
- a CDS encoding thiamine phosphate synthase, whose protein sequence is MSKVNIHVAIALLFHQNQVLVGWREAKQHQGNKHEFPGGKVEEGETPLQACRREIQEEVGIDIELWHSFDFICHEYEDVIVHLHLFHASVAEAQLAQIQQPWKWYSREQLQQLNFPKANAVILKKLLWPQMIKISSDLADLHQLDKVQMLYWRVDANAEHAEKLATLLAEQLSQLIINHDLYLLLDEQQQQSIQTLHLKQAQLNQLSTSDLVIGKRYIAACHDQASAQRAEQLGCEAIFLSPVLPTATHTEVEPLGWTAFEQIAKQIQIPVYALGGINKEDLSLAQSHHAYGIAGIRGI, encoded by the coding sequence ATGTCCAAAGTAAATATTCATGTCGCGATTGCCTTGTTATTTCACCAAAATCAGGTTCTGGTTGGCTGGCGGGAAGCGAAACAGCATCAGGGAAATAAACATGAATTCCCTGGCGGCAAAGTAGAAGAAGGTGAAACACCGCTGCAAGCCTGCCGTCGTGAGATCCAGGAAGAAGTCGGTATTGATATCGAGCTTTGGCATTCTTTCGATTTTATTTGTCATGAATATGAAGATGTGATTGTGCATCTGCATTTATTCCATGCCAGTGTAGCTGAAGCACAGTTAGCCCAGATTCAGCAACCCTGGAAGTGGTATAGCCGCGAGCAGTTACAGCAGCTGAATTTTCCGAAAGCCAATGCGGTGATTTTAAAAAAACTGTTATGGCCACAGATGATTAAAATCAGCAGTGATCTGGCAGATCTGCATCAGCTCGACAAAGTGCAAATGCTGTATTGGCGAGTTGACGCCAACGCAGAACATGCCGAGAAATTGGCAACCCTGCTAGCAGAACAATTATCCCAATTGATTATTAATCATGACTTATATCTGCTGCTGGATGAACAACAGCAACAGAGTATTCAGACTTTACATCTTAAACAGGCACAGTTGAATCAACTAAGTACAAGTGATCTGGTTATAGGGAAACGCTATATTGCTGCGTGTCATGATCAGGCATCTGCACAACGGGCAGAACAGCTGGGTTGTGAAGCAATTTTTCTGAGTCCTGTGCTGCCAACAGCAACTCATACAGAAGTAGAGCCACTGGGATGGACTGCCTTTGAGCAGATTGCCAAACAGATTCAGATTCCTGTGTATGCACTTGGTGGAATCAACAAAGAAGATTTGAGTCTGGCTCAATCCCATCATGCTTACGGGATCGCAGGCATTCGCGGGATATAA
- a CDS encoding glycosyl transferase family protein — translation MTTKRNIYKDAEHPFAQFIRIVGKGKNGARSLSYDEAYQAFSMILKNEVLDVQLGAFLMLLRVKEESVEELAGFVQATRDQLNFKALDVDLDWSSYAGKRKHYPWFILSALTLAKHGYNIVMHGAAGHTLNRVYTEQVLEYLGYSICQSDVEVEQRLEERHFAYLPLDVISPILAELIGLRNVMGLRSPIHTLARLINPFNAKATLQAIFHPAYRGSHQRAAFQLGYQNSAVIKGEGGEFERNPDAKTLICGIKNGELYEHELPKLTDNRSPIEEELNLAVFKEVWDGQRSHEYGETAVVETIGIALYTMGKCDTYEAAMQKAKELWNTRLSV, via the coding sequence ATGACCACAAAGCGAAATATTTATAAAGATGCCGAACATCCTTTTGCCCAGTTTATTCGTATTGTTGGTAAAGGAAAGAATGGTGCACGCTCGCTCAGCTATGATGAGGCCTATCAAGCCTTCAGTATGATCCTGAAAAATGAAGTGCTGGATGTACAGCTAGGTGCCTTCCTGATGCTACTGCGCGTAAAAGAAGAATCCGTCGAAGAACTGGCAGGTTTTGTTCAGGCAACCCGAGATCAGCTTAATTTTAAAGCTCTGGATGTAGACTTGGACTGGTCATCTTATGCTGGCAAGCGCAAGCATTATCCATGGTTTATCCTGTCTGCCCTCACCCTGGCCAAGCATGGCTACAATATTGTCATGCATGGTGCAGCTGGGCATACTTTGAATCGGGTGTATACCGAACAGGTATTAGAATACTTAGGCTATTCTATTTGTCAGAGTGATGTTGAAGTGGAACAGCGGCTGGAAGAAAGACATTTTGCTTATCTGCCTCTGGATGTGATTTCACCTATCCTGGCTGAACTGATCGGACTACGTAATGTGATGGGTTTACGCTCGCCTATTCATACTTTGGCGCGCCTGATTAATCCATTCAATGCCAAAGCGACTTTACAGGCCATTTTCCATCCGGCTTATCGTGGTTCACACCAGCGTGCCGCTTTTCAGCTCGGTTATCAAAATAGTGCTGTGATTAAAGGTGAAGGTGGCGAGTTTGAACGCAACCCTGATGCCAAAACTTTGATCTGCGGCATCAAGAATGGCGAGCTGTATGAACACGAACTGCCTAAACTGACAGACAATCGCAGTCCGATTGAAGAAGAGCTGAATCTGGCTGTATTTAAAGAAGTCTGGGATGGTCAACGTTCGCATGAGTATGGCGAAACCGCAGTGGTTGAAACTATCGGTATTGCGCTATATACCATGGGCAAATGTGACACTTATGAAGCAGCGATGCAGAAAGCTAAAGAACTCTGGAATACCCGTCTTTCGGTTTGA
- a CDS encoding NirD/YgiW/YdeI family stress tolerance protein has protein sequence MKNMTKAFVAVALIGSATTATMAESTVNQSAFAKTVTVKQALTMKDDSKVQIKGHVVKSVGDEKYQFRDNTGSINVEIDDELWQGKPISAKTSVTIIGEVDIDYKPAKRVEIDVDEVRFN, from the coding sequence ATGAAAAATATGACCAAAGCATTTGTAGCAGTGGCACTTATTGGTTCAGCAACAACTGCGACTATGGCAGAAAGTACAGTAAACCAAAGCGCTTTTGCCAAAACCGTAACTGTAAAACAAGCACTCACCATGAAAGATGACAGCAAGGTACAGATCAAAGGTCATGTGGTGAAATCAGTAGGCGACGAAAAATATCAGTTCCGTGACAACACAGGCAGCATCAATGTCGAAATTGATGATGAGTTATGGCAAGGCAAACCGATTTCTGCAAAAACATCAGTAACCATTATTGGTGAAGTAGATATCGATTACAAACCAGCGAAACGTGTTGAAATCGACGTTGATGAAGTGCGTTTCAATTAA